One window from the genome of Salvia miltiorrhiza cultivar Shanhuang (shh) chromosome 7, IMPLAD_Smil_shh, whole genome shotgun sequence encodes:
- the LOC130992575 gene encoding glucose-6-phosphate isomerase 1, chloroplastic — MASSISAGLSFKLTPHSLTHRTTPSLFSHPAAHLRVARQVPPETLSNSASTNDAVRSSSSAALEKDPRELWKRYVDWLYQHKELGLYLDVSRVGFTDEFLREMEPRLQKAFTDMEELEKGAIANPDEGRMVGHYWLRNPQLAPKAILTQLIETTLESICDFAEQVISGKIRPPQKERFTQILSIGIGGSALGPQFVAEALAPDNPPLKIRFIDNTDPAGIDHQIAQLGSELESTLVIVVSKSGGTPETRNGLLEVQKAFREAGLDFSKQGVAITQENSLLDNTARIEGWIARFPMFDWVGGRTSEMSAVGLLAAALQGIDIKDMLDGAALMDEATRTKLVRNNPAALLALCWYWATDGVGSKDMVVLPYKDSLLLFSRYLQQLVMESIGKEFDLDGNRVNQGLTVYGNKGSTDQHAYIQQLRDGVHNFFVTFIEVLRDRPPGHDWELEPGVTCGDYLFGFLQGTRSALYANNRESITVTVQEVTPRSVGALVALYERAVGIYASLVNINAYHQPGVEAGKKAAGEVLALQKRVLTVLNEASCKEPVEPLTLEEIADRCHAPEDIEMIYKIIAHISANDRALIAEGSCGSPRSIKVFLGECNVDDMYA; from the exons ATGGCTTCCTCCATCTCCGCCGGCCTCTCTTTCAAGCTCACCCCACACTCCCTCACTCATAGGACCACCCcgtctctcttctcccatcccGCCGCCCATTTGAGGGTGGCGCGTCAGGTCCCACCGGAGACCCTCTCCAATTCGGCCTCGACCAACGACGCCGTGCGGTCGTCGTCGTCGGCGGCCCTCGAGAAGGACCCCCGCGAGCTGTGGAAGAGGTACGTAGATTGGCTGTACCAGCACAAGGAGCTGGGCCTCTACTTGGATGTGAGCCGGGTCGGGTTCACCGACGAATTCTTACGCGAAATGGAGCCCAGGCTCCAGAAGGCTTTCACGGACATGGAGGAGCTCGAGAAGGGGGCGATTGCCAACCCGGATGAGGGCAGGATGGTCGGCCATTATTGGCTTAGGAATCCGCAGCTCGCCCCAAAAGCTATCTTGACTCAGCTGATTGAGACTACATTGGAGAGTATCTGTGATTTTGCTGAGCAAGTCATCAGTGGTAAG ATTAGGCCTCCACAGAAAGAAAGATTTACACAAATCCTTTCTATCGGAATTGGTGGTTCAGCTCTGGGGCCACAATTTGTTGCAGAGGCATTGGCTCCTGATAATCCCCCACTTAAG ATAAGATTCATTGACAATACAGATCCAGCTGGTATTGATCATCAGATAGCACAGCTTGGCAGTGAGCTAGAATCTACACTTGTAATTGTGGTTTCAAAG AGTGGAGGCACGCCCGAAACAAGAAATGGTCTACTTGAAGTTCAGAAAGCCTTCCGTGAAGCTGGTTTGGATTTTTCAAAACAG GGTGTTGCAATTACACAAGAGAATTCATTACTTGATAACACAGCCAGGATTGAGGGCTGGATAGCTAGATTTCCCATGTTTGACTGGGTGGGTGGTAGAACGTCGGAAATGTCTGCTGTTGGTTTACTTGCAGCCGCACTtcag GGAATTGATATTAAAGATATGCTAGATGGTGCAGCACTGATGGATGAAGCCACCAGGACCAAACTA GTCAGGAATAATCCAGCAGCGCTGCTAGCTTTATGTTGGTATTGGGCGACAGATGGAGTAGGATCAAAG GATATGGTTGTCCTACCTTACAAGGACAGCCTATTGTTGTTCAGTCGATATTTGCAGCAGCTAGTCATGGAATCAATTGGAAAAGAGTTTGATCTGGATGGTAACCGG GTAAACCAAGGGCTAACTGTTTATGGTAACAAAGGAAGCACAGATCAGCATGC ATACATTCAACAGCTCAGAGATGGGGTGCACAACTTTTTTGTGACGTTCATTGAAGTTCTACGAGATAGACCTCCTGGTCATGATTGGGAGCTTGAACCAGGTGTCACCTGTGGTGACTACCTGTTTGGTTTCTTACAG GGGACAAGATCTGCTTTATATGCCAATAACCGAGAGTCTATTACTGTCACTGTGCAAGAGGTGACGCCCAGGTCTGTTGGTGCCCTGGTAGCCCTTTATGAGAGAGCAGTTGGGATTTATGCCTCATTGGTCAACATCAATGCCTACCATCAACCTG GTGTTGAAGCGGGCAAAAAAGCAGCAGGAGAAGTTTTAGCTCTTCAAAAACGTGTTCTTACTGTATTAAATGAAGCAAG CTGTAAAGAGCCCGTTGAACCATTAACACTTGAAGAGATAGCCGATCGTTGCCATGCTCCTGAGGAT ATTGAAATGATCTACAAGATTATTGCACATATATCTGCAAATGATAGAGCTCTAATAGCTGAAGGGAGCTGTGGTTCACCAAGAAGCATCAAAGTTTTTTTAGGGGAGTGCAATGTTGATGATATGTACGCCTAG